Proteins encoded by one window of Labrys wisconsinensis:
- a CDS encoding SDR family NAD(P)-dependent oxidoreductase, whose protein sequence is MTAISNDAALAGRVVLVTGAATGIGRATAEHLLARGARVFGVGLDAEEGRALQARHAGAPLIFRETDVTREAQVRTAVDAALAAFGRLDGVVNAAGIYQTGRRLEDVADEDWDRTIAVNLTAIFRICRATLPLLRRAGGGSIVNIASVHALATVPGVPAYAASKAAVLGLSRQMALDYAVDHIRVNALIVGSVATRMTLDGLEAAGGAEAAGLSFASNRIARIADPGEIAAGIAFLLSDAASFVTGSGFVIDGGMTARLL, encoded by the coding sequence GTGACGGCGATCTCGAACGACGCTGCGCTGGCGGGGCGGGTGGTGCTGGTGACCGGCGCCGCCACCGGCATCGGCCGCGCCACCGCCGAGCACCTCCTGGCGCGCGGCGCCCGCGTCTTCGGCGTCGGCCTCGACGCCGAGGAGGGCCGGGCCCTGCAGGCGCGGCATGCCGGCGCGCCGCTGATCTTCCGCGAGACCGACGTCACGCGCGAAGCGCAGGTGCGGACCGCGGTCGACGCGGCTCTCGCCGCCTTCGGCCGCCTCGACGGCGTGGTCAACGCCGCCGGCATCTACCAGACGGGGCGTCGCCTGGAGGACGTCGCCGATGAGGACTGGGACCGCACCATCGCGGTCAACCTCACCGCAATCTTCCGCATCTGCCGCGCGACGCTGCCGCTGCTGCGCCGGGCGGGCGGCGGCAGCATCGTCAACATCGCCTCGGTCCATGCGCTGGCAACGGTGCCGGGCGTGCCGGCCTATGCCGCCTCGAAGGCGGCGGTGCTCGGCCTCTCCCGGCAGATGGCGCTCGACTATGCCGTCGACCATATCCGCGTGAACGCGCTGATCGTCGGCTCGGTGGCGACGCGGATGACGCTGGACGGGCTGGAGGCGGCGGGCGGGGCCGAGGCCGCCGGCCTCTCCTTCGCCAGCAACCGCATCGCGCGCATCGCCGATCCCGGCGAGATCGCCGCCGGCATCGCCTTCCTCCTGTCGGATGCGGCGTCCTTCGTCACCGGCAGCGGCTTCGTCATCGACGGCGGCATGACCGCCCGCCTGCTCTGA